From a region of the Candidatus Rhabdochlamydia porcellionis genome:
- the tsaB gene encoding tRNA (adenosine(37)-N6)-threonylcarbamoyltransferase complex dimerization subunit type 1 TsaB — translation MYTLILDTSSKIALIAVAKADTICACLSYIHENQLSTSLFPSIERLLASYPNIDKIAVGIGPGSYTGTRVGVTIARTLSFGLKIVYQSFYSPLAYLPHHLGRFSFLLPHKSGRSLIIQGVQKENFLESKDPEFIESQEIYKKTIDSDYIVSDSSFKLSIPCYLPTVNPQALLPLLNSLAPNTENKKIFYHHTFPI, via the coding sequence ATGTATACTCTTATTTTAGACACTAGTTCCAAGATAGCCTTAATTGCTGTTGCAAAAGCAGATACAATCTGTGCATGCCTTTCCTATATACATGAAAACCAATTATCTACATCTCTTTTCCCTAGCATTGAGCGTCTTCTTGCTTCCTATCCAAATATAGATAAAATTGCTGTTGGTATAGGCCCAGGCTCTTACACAGGCACAAGGGTTGGAGTAACTATTGCAAGGACTTTGAGTTTTGGATTGAAGATTGTTTACCAATCTTTTTATTCCCCATTGGCCTATCTACCTCATCATTTAGGGCGTTTTAGTTTTTTATTACCTCATAAATCAGGCCGATCTTTAATTATTCAAGGAGTGCAAAAGGAAAATTTCCTTGAAAGTAAAGATCCTGAATTTATAGAAAGCCAAGAAATTTATAAAAAAACCATAGATAGCGATTATATCGTCTCTGACAGCTCCTTTAAGCTTTCTATTCCCTGCTATTTACCTACTGTTAATCCTCAGGCTCTTTTACCTCTGTTAAATAGTCTTGCTCCAAATACAGAAAATAAAAAAATATTTTACCATCATACCTTTCCTATATAA
- a CDS encoding Fic family protein: MFTSYKFSNYKSIVSSPLIYKSLKKASHYLEHYNDTLQSHSKKQALLLPLLIAETSISLKAPFSITQLAHLLNDKPDSLWIDYLHTLIYLINHSNKQPLNISKLCFLHRLIKYNSSTKGSLGVLRTQQNWIGPEGCGIEKAYFLPPSPEEVPSLVNEWISFFNTSTAYPLIQLALAYGQFLIIHPFMDGNGRIARLLIPWFLHQHKLLIKPIFCPSDYFFKHRKEYCKRLFDLSSDVAWIKWINFFLKAITSQAKRQTQLMNQLALLYQQLAKQLNGKISHSEIYQLLDFCFCQPIFKKMHFPFIRETYTLQKLGFLQQRKDSFLFIPVVSYLKKITSKKLISRLSFKN, from the coding sequence GTGTTTACAAGCTACAAATTTTCGAATTACAAATCTATTGTATCAAGCCCCTTAATCTACAAAAGCCTTAAAAAGGCCTCTCATTATTTAGAACACTATAACGATACTCTGCAATCCCATAGCAAAAAACAGGCTTTGCTTTTGCCTTTGCTGATTGCAGAAACAAGTATTTCTCTAAAAGCTCCTTTTAGTATAACACAATTAGCCCATCTACTTAATGATAAGCCCGATTCTTTATGGATTGATTATTTACATACATTAATCTATTTAATTAACCACAGTAATAAACAACCCTTAAATATCTCTAAGTTATGCTTTTTACATCGTCTCATTAAATATAATTCTTCGACTAAAGGCTCTTTAGGTGTTTTACGAACCCAGCAAAATTGGATTGGTCCAGAGGGATGCGGTATAGAAAAAGCGTATTTTCTACCTCCAAGCCCAGAAGAGGTCCCTTCTTTAGTCAATGAATGGATATCTTTCTTCAATACAAGTACGGCTTATCCTTTAATTCAGTTAGCACTTGCCTATGGTCAATTTCTCATTATCCATCCCTTTATGGATGGAAATGGGAGAATTGCTAGGTTACTTATTCCATGGTTCTTACATCAACACAAATTACTTATTAAGCCTATTTTTTGTCCCAGCGACTATTTTTTTAAACATCGCAAAGAATATTGTAAAAGACTATTTGATCTCTCTTCTGATGTGGCTTGGATTAAATGGATCAACTTTTTCCTAAAAGCCATAACTTCTCAAGCTAAAAGACAAACGCAATTAATGAATCAGTTAGCTCTCTTATATCAGCAATTAGCAAAACAGCTTAATGGAAAAATAAGTCATTCCGAAATCTATCAGCTCTTAGATTTTTGTTTTTGTCAGCCTATTTTTAAAAAGATGCATTTTCCCTTTATCAGAGAAACATATACATTACAGAAATTAGGATTTCTTCAACAACGCAAGGATAGCTTTCTATTTATCCCTGTGGTTTCTTATCTTAAAAAGATAACCTCGAAAAAATTGATCTCGAGGTTATCTTTTAAAAATTAG
- the msrB gene encoding peptide-methionine (R)-S-oxide reductase MsrB — translation MSLDHFDGEKVLLTDQEWRKKLSPRQYDILRRKGTENAFHNKYYNLKKHGIYFCAGCHLPLFSSDTKYDSGTGWPSFWAPIIEENISYQKDTSLFSTRIEILCSRCDGHLGHLFDDGPKPTGKRYCLNSEALHFEETTG, via the coding sequence TTGTCTTTAGATCATTTTGATGGAGAAAAAGTTCTTTTAACAGATCAAGAATGGAGAAAAAAACTCTCCCCTAGACAATATGATATCCTTAGGCGAAAAGGAACAGAAAATGCTTTTCACAACAAGTATTATAACCTAAAAAAACATGGAATTTATTTTTGCGCAGGCTGCCATCTTCCTCTTTTTAGTTCAGATACCAAATACGATTCGGGAACGGGATGGCCTAGTTTTTGGGCACCGATTATAGAAGAAAACATCAGTTACCAAAAAGACACGAGTTTATTTAGCACAAGAATAGAGATCCTCTGCAGTAGATGTGATGGACATTTAGGACACCTTTTTGATGATGGGCCTAAACCAACGGGTAAAAGATATTGCCTAAACTCTGAAGCATTGCATTTTGAAGAAACAACTGGCTAA
- the dnaJ gene encoding molecular chaperone DnaJ produces MSSSDYYKELGISRDATQEEIKAAYRKNALQYHPDKNQGNPEATEKFKKISQAYEILGDEEKRRHYDQYGTHDPRATGFGSSSGSSGFSSMEEALRTFMHAFGGSGSNDSVFDSLFGGGGSEEAGVQQGASKKINVTLSFEEAVKGIEKEANITNYVCCNACNGLGAASANGVKKCPACRGCGQIHQTRGFFSMSSVCHQCYGQGKTITDPCKTCHGAGRVKKKQIIPIKIPAGVDTGMRLRMSGYGDVGERGGPAGDLYIFITVKPHNVFQRDGDNVIVEFPISFVEASLGCKKEIPTPTGENVRISIPDGTQSGKILRVKGEGFPNIRGKSKGDLLIKLLIETPIRLTSDQKDLLKKFQELETERNNPLQGNFSEKIKVFFSE; encoded by the coding sequence ATGAGTAGTTCCGATTATTATAAAGAGCTGGGTATATCTCGTGATGCCACCCAGGAAGAAATTAAAGCGGCTTATCGCAAAAATGCTCTTCAGTATCATCCTGATAAAAACCAAGGAAATCCCGAAGCTACAGAAAAGTTCAAAAAAATCTCTCAAGCTTACGAGATTTTAGGAGACGAAGAAAAAAGACGCCATTACGATCAGTATGGAACTCATGATCCTCGAGCAACAGGGTTTGGATCTTCAAGCGGTTCTAGTGGTTTTTCTTCTATGGAAGAAGCACTGCGTACATTCATGCATGCTTTTGGAGGTAGTGGTAGTAATGATTCCGTTTTTGATTCTCTTTTTGGAGGAGGGGGATCTGAAGAAGCAGGGGTTCAACAAGGCGCAAGTAAAAAAATAAATGTTACTCTTTCTTTTGAAGAAGCTGTAAAAGGGATAGAAAAGGAAGCTAACATTACCAATTATGTATGCTGCAACGCGTGTAATGGATTAGGAGCTGCTTCCGCTAATGGGGTTAAAAAATGCCCTGCTTGCCGAGGATGTGGTCAAATTCACCAGACTCGCGGCTTTTTTAGCATGTCAAGCGTGTGTCATCAATGTTATGGACAAGGGAAAACAATTACTGATCCATGCAAAACGTGCCATGGAGCAGGCAGGGTAAAGAAGAAACAAATAATCCCTATTAAAATACCAGCTGGTGTTGATACTGGGATGCGTCTTCGCATGTCTGGGTACGGTGATGTAGGTGAAAGAGGCGGTCCTGCTGGAGACCTCTACATTTTCATTACGGTCAAACCTCACAATGTTTTCCAAAGAGATGGAGACAATGTAATCGTTGAATTTCCTATCAGTTTTGTAGAAGCCTCATTAGGATGTAAAAAAGAGATTCCTACTCCAACAGGGGAAAATGTTCGTATTTCAATCCCTGATGGAACTCAAAGTGGGAAAATACTAAGAGTTAAAGGGGAAGGTTTTCCCAATATTCGAGGAAAATCTAAGGGCGATCTGCTCATAAAACTATTGATCGAAACACCCATACGCCTGACTAGTGATCAGAAAGATTTATTAAAAAAATTCCAAGAGCTAGAAACAGAGCGTAATAATCCCCTTCAGGGCAACTTTTCTGAAAAAATTAAAGTTTTTTTTTCGGAATAA
- the rpsU gene encoding 30S ribosomal protein S21 — protein sequence MPSVKVRTGEPLDKALRALKKKVDKEGIMKSAKTRLCYDKPSVKSRAKSKAAQKYKKPKRFLGF from the coding sequence ATGCCCAGCGTTAAAGTCCGCACCGGAGAACCTCTTGACAAAGCTTTGAGAGCTTTAAAAAAGAAAGTTGATAAAGAAGGCATTATGAAGTCAGCTAAGACACGTCTTTGTTATGATAAACCTTCTGTAAAAAGCCGAGCAAAATCAAAAGCCGCACAAAAATATAAAAAACCCAAAAGGTTTTTAGGATTTTAG